In a single window of the Pseudomonas entomophila genome:
- a CDS encoding cupin domain-containing protein, which translates to MRLLKVLLALAIATPLAAGANECSLLDAGNLNHTSIPTNGWRDVPGTNGAVRYVNVQGNILLGGPYMAYVRFRAGTDNGLHTHSQALATVVLKGNFYVTYGTNRIVFHDGGFYQLRANREHESGCAAGAECFLFQFQCDRFDLHPVSPPSS; encoded by the coding sequence ATGCGTCTTTTGAAAGTCCTCCTTGCACTCGCCATCGCCACCCCTCTGGCGGCTGGCGCGAACGAGTGTTCGCTGCTCGATGCAGGCAATCTCAACCACACGAGCATCCCCACGAACGGCTGGAGGGACGTGCCAGGCACCAACGGGGCGGTGAGGTATGTCAACGTTCAAGGCAATATCCTGCTCGGAGGCCCTTACATGGCCTATGTCCGTTTTCGCGCGGGTACCGATAATGGCCTGCACACGCATAGCCAGGCGTTAGCGACGGTGGTGCTCAAAGGCAACTTCTACGTGACATACGGCACGAATCGCATCGTCTTCCATGACGGCGGGTTCTACCAGCTGAGGGCGAATAGAGAACATGAAAGTGGCTGTGCCGCTGGCGCCGAGTGCTTCCTGTTCCAGTTTCAGTGCGACAGGTTCGACCTGCACCCGGTGAGCCCGCCCAGTTCCTGA
- the pcaG gene encoding protocatechuate 3,4-dioxygenase subunit alpha, which translates to MPIELLPETPSQTAGPYVHIGLALEAAGNPTRDQEIWNRLAKADAPGEHILLIGQVYDGNGHLVRDSFLEIWQADAKGLYQDDYNQENLFNSFGRTATTFDAGEWTLHTVKPGVVNSAAGVPMAPHINISLFARGINLHLHTRLYFEDEAEANAKCPVLNLIEQPQRRQTLIAKRCEVDGKTAYRFDIRIQGEGETVFFDF; encoded by the coding sequence ATGCCTATCGAACTGCTGCCGGAAACCCCCTCGCAGACCGCTGGCCCCTACGTACACATCGGCCTCGCCCTGGAAGCGGCCGGCAACCCCACCCGCGACCAGGAAATCTGGAATCGCCTGGCCAAGGCTGATGCTCCCGGCGAACACATCCTGTTGATCGGCCAGGTGTACGACGGTAACGGCCACCTGGTGCGCGACTCGTTCCTGGAAATCTGGCAGGCCGATGCCAAGGGCCTGTACCAGGACGACTACAACCAGGAGAACCTGTTCAACAGCTTCGGCCGCACCGCCACGACGTTCGATGCCGGTGAATGGACCCTGCACACGGTCAAGCCGGGCGTGGTCAACAGCGCCGCGGGCGTGCCCATGGCGCCGCATATCAACATCAGCCTGTTTGCCCGGGGCATCAACCTCCACCTGCACACGCGCTTGTATTTCGAAGACGAGGCCGAGGCCAACGCCAAATGCCCGGTGCTCAATCTGATCGAGCAGCCGCAACGGCGTCAGACGTTGATCGCCAAGCGTTGCGAGGTGGATGGGAAGACGGCGTATCGGTTCGATATCCGTATTCAGGGAGAAGGGGAGACGGTGTTCTTCGATTTTTGA
- the pcaH gene encoding protocatechuate 3,4-dioxygenase subunit beta, whose protein sequence is MPAQDTSRFVIRDRNWHPKALTPDYKTSVARSPRQALVSIPQSISETTGPDFSHLRFGEHDHDLLLNFNNGGLPIGERIIVAGRVIDQYGKPVPNTLVEMWQANAGGRYRHKNDRYLAPLDPNFGGVGRCLTDRDGYYSFRTIKPGPYPWRNGPNDWRPAHIHFSVSGPSIATKLITQLYFEGDPLIPMCPIVKSIANPDAVERLIAKLDMSHANPMDCLAYRFDIVLRGQRQTHFENR, encoded by the coding sequence ATGCCCGCCCAGGACACCAGCCGCTTCGTGATCCGTGATCGCAACTGGCACCCCAAGGCCCTTACTCCCGACTACAAGACCTCGGTGGCGCGTTCTCCGCGCCAGGCCCTGGTCAGCATCCCGCAGTCGATCAGTGAAACCACCGGCCCGGACTTTTCCCACCTGCGCTTCGGCGAGCATGACCACGACCTGCTGCTGAACTTCAACAACGGTGGCCTGCCGATCGGCGAGCGCATCATTGTTGCCGGCCGGGTGATCGACCAGTACGGCAAGCCGGTGCCCAATACGCTGGTGGAGATGTGGCAGGCCAACGCCGGTGGCCGCTACCGGCACAAGAACGACCGCTACCTGGCGCCGCTCGACCCCAACTTCGGCGGGGTCGGCCGTTGCCTGACCGATCGCGACGGCTACTACAGCTTCCGCACCATCAAGCCCGGCCCGTACCCTTGGCGCAACGGCCCCAACGACTGGCGCCCGGCCCATATCCACTTCTCCGTCAGCGGCCCGTCGATCGCGACCAAGTTGATCACCCAGCTGTACTTCGAGGGTGATCCGCTGATCCCGATGTGTCCGATCGTCAAGTCGATCGCCAACCCGGATGCGGTCGAGCGGCTGATCGCCAAGCTCGACATGAGCCATGCCAACCCCATGGATTGCCTGGCTTACCGCTTCGACATCGTCCTGCGCGGCCAGCGCCAGACCCACTTCGAAAACCGCTGA
- the ypfJ gene encoding KPN_02809 family neutral zinc metallopeptidase, protein MEWRKGRRSDNVVDARGEGGGGGGMRFGGGKGLGLGAILLIVGIGWLTGQDPLQILGQLAGQMEQQQTAPANVGNKAPPANDEQAEFVASILGDTEDTWKALFAQAGKQYRDPKLVLFSGQVNSACGFASSAVGPFYCPGDQRVYLDMTFFREMETRFRAAGDFAQAYVIAHEIGHHVQTLLGVSAKVDAARRNGQRMEGDNGLLVRQELQADCLAGVWAYQAQKRLNWLEPGDVEEALNAANAIGDDRLQQQGQGRVVPDSFTHGTSQQRVHWFKAGFSSGDLNQCDTFSARSL, encoded by the coding sequence ATGGAATGGCGAAAAGGTCGACGCAGCGACAACGTGGTCGATGCCCGCGGCGAAGGGGGTGGCGGCGGCGGGATGCGCTTCGGTGGTGGCAAAGGCCTGGGGCTGGGCGCCATCCTGCTGATCGTCGGTATTGGCTGGTTGACCGGGCAGGACCCGCTGCAGATCCTTGGCCAACTGGCCGGGCAGATGGAACAGCAACAGACCGCGCCAGCCAATGTAGGCAACAAGGCGCCACCGGCCAACGATGAACAGGCCGAGTTCGTCGCCTCGATCCTCGGCGACACCGAGGATACCTGGAAAGCCCTGTTCGCCCAGGCCGGCAAGCAATACCGTGACCCGAAGCTGGTGCTGTTCAGCGGCCAGGTCAATTCCGCTTGCGGCTTCGCCTCATCGGCGGTCGGGCCGTTCTATTGCCCGGGCGACCAACGCGTGTACCTGGACATGACCTTCTTCCGCGAAATGGAAACCCGCTTCCGTGCTGCGGGCGACTTCGCCCAGGCCTATGTGATCGCCCATGAGATCGGCCACCACGTGCAGACGTTGCTCGGGGTTTCGGCCAAGGTCGACGCCGCTCGACGCAATGGCCAGCGCATGGAAGGTGACAATGGTTTGCTGGTACGCCAGGAGCTGCAGGCCGACTGCCTGGCCGGGGTGTGGGCCTACCAGGCGCAAAAGCGCTTGAACTGGCTCGAGCCCGGGGATGTGGAAGAGGCACTCAATGCCGCCAACGCCATTGGCGACGATCGCTTGCAGCAGCAGGGCCAGGGCCGCGTGGTGCCAGACTCGTTCACCCATGGCACCTCGCAGCAGCGGGTGCACTGGTTCAAGGCCGGGTTCTCCAGTGGCGACCTGAATCAGTGCGACACGTTCAGCGCGCGTAGCCTTTGA
- the yedA gene encoding drug/metabolite exporter YedA gives MSASRRFPLLLVGAFLALYLVWGSTYLVIRIGVESWPPMLMAGVRFVIAGCLLYGFLRWRGVPAPTWPQWRAAGAIGFLLLSCGNGGVTLAEHAGVASGVAALAVATVPLFTLVFGLMFGHRNSRLEWAGIALGLVGIGMLNMGSNLQASPMGAALILFAAAAWAFGSVWSKNLPLPQGAMASAAEMLVGGVVLLIASALSGERMTQMPTAAGWGALAYLVFFGSILAFSAYMYLLKHVRPAAATSYAYVNPAVAVLLGIVFAGEQIGAEECVAMAVIIGAVVLIGLPQWRKAPEQPAGLKEEMCK, from the coding sequence ATGTCTGCCTCCCGTCGTTTCCCGCTGTTGCTTGTCGGTGCCTTCCTTGCCCTGTACCTGGTCTGGGGTTCGACCTACCTGGTCATCCGCATCGGTGTGGAGTCGTGGCCGCCGATGCTGATGGCCGGCGTGCGCTTCGTCATCGCGGGCTGCTTGCTGTACGGCTTCCTGCGCTGGCGCGGCGTGCCAGCACCGACTTGGCCGCAATGGCGGGCGGCGGGGGCGATCGGCTTTTTGCTGCTCAGCTGCGGCAACGGTGGCGTGACCCTGGCCGAGCACGCGGGGGTGGCCTCGGGCGTGGCGGCCCTGGCGGTGGCGACCGTGCCACTGTTCACCTTGGTATTCGGGTTGATGTTCGGCCACCGCAACTCGCGCCTGGAATGGGCGGGGATCGCCCTTGGGTTGGTCGGCATCGGCATGTTGAACATGGGGTCGAACCTGCAGGCCAGCCCCATGGGCGCGGCGTTGATCCTGTTCGCGGCGGCGGCCTGGGCTTTTGGCTCGGTGTGGAGCAAGAACTTGCCCCTGCCCCAGGGGGCCATGGCCAGTGCTGCCGAGATGCTGGTCGGTGGCGTGGTGTTGCTGATCGCCAGCGCCCTGAGCGGTGAGCGCATGACGCAGATGCCCACCGCCGCGGGTTGGGGGGCGTTGGCCTATCTGGTGTTCTTCGGTTCGATTCTGGCGTTCAGCGCCTACATGTACTTGCTCAAGCACGTGCGCCCAGCGGCGGCCACCAGCTACGCCTACGTCAACCCGGCCGTGGCGGTGCTGCTGGGGATTGTCTTCGCCGGTGAGCAGATTGGCGCCGAGGAGTGCGTGGCGATGGCGGTGATCATCGGTGCGGTGGTGCTCATCGGTTTGCCGCAGTGGCGCAAGGCACCGGAGCAGCCAGCGGGGTTGAAGGAAGAAATGTGCAAGTAG
- a CDS encoding Lrp/AsnC family transcriptional regulator: MDKYDRMLLAALLENGRATYAQLARQVNLSAPAVAERVAKLEASGVISGYTAKVDLEKIGLPIQCVIELRLASHGNQQAYDALTRIPELIECHRVTGDPCVIMQAAVASMGELEALINRVSQLGFSKTSIVLSSAVERRVPLAHLEATPKKP, encoded by the coding sequence ATGGACAAATACGACCGCATGCTGCTCGCCGCCTTGCTGGAAAACGGTAGAGCCACCTACGCCCAACTGGCGCGCCAGGTGAATCTCTCAGCCCCCGCAGTGGCAGAGCGAGTGGCCAAGCTCGAAGCCAGCGGAGTGATCAGTGGCTACACGGCCAAGGTCGACCTGGAGAAGATCGGCCTGCCGATCCAGTGCGTGATCGAGTTGCGCCTGGCCAGCCATGGCAACCAGCAGGCCTACGACGCCCTGACCCGCATCCCCGAACTGATCGAATGCCACCGGGTCACCGGCGACCCCTGCGTGATCATGCAGGCGGCGGTGGCGTCGATGGGCGAGCTGGAGGCGCTGATCAACCGGGTGTCGCAGCTGGGGTTCAGCAAGACCTCGATCGTGCTATCCAGCGCAGTGGAGCGTCGGGTGCCGCTGGCACACCTCGAAGCCACCCCCAAAAAACCCTGA
- a CDS encoding NYN domain-containing protein: MKKIALFADVQNLYYTVRQAHGCHFNYATLWAEVSREGQIVEAVAYAIDRGDSKQQQFQQILRNLGFEVRLKPYIQRADGSAKGDWDVGITLDVIEAAERVDQVVLASGDGDFDLLLERAAKRHGVETVVYGVPGLTALSLIRSASRYVPIEGKLLLRH; this comes from the coding sequence TTGAAGAAGATCGCGCTGTTCGCCGATGTGCAGAACCTCTACTACACCGTGCGCCAGGCCCACGGTTGCCACTTCAACTACGCCACGCTGTGGGCCGAAGTCAGCCGCGAAGGCCAGATCGTCGAGGCGGTGGCTTATGCGATCGACCGCGGCGACAGCAAGCAGCAACAGTTCCAGCAGATCCTGCGTAACCTCGGTTTCGAGGTGCGCCTCAAGCCTTACATCCAGCGCGCCGATGGCTCGGCCAAAGGCGACTGGGATGTGGGCATCACCCTCGATGTAATCGAAGCGGCGGAGCGGGTCGACCAGGTGGTGCTGGCCTCGGGTGATGGCGATTTCGACTTGTTGCTGGAGCGGGCGGCCAAACGTCATGGGGTCGAGACCGTGGTGTATGGCGTGCCGGGGCTCACGGCGCTGTCGTTGATTCGCTCGGCCAGTCGTTATGTACCGATCGAGGGCAAGCTGCTCCTGCGCCACTGA
- a CDS encoding DUF2076 domain-containing protein — protein MNTEEQTLIDGLFSRLKQAENPAQPRDAQAQAHIEERLRQQPAAPYYMAQAILVQDAAIKRLDEQNKQLEADLKQARAQLEAARSSSSSGGFLSSLFGAGARNPAPEPQRSVAPPPSSGGGWREPAPQGYAQAQPQSQPGFGAAPAPARSGASSFLGGAMQTAAGVAGGVLLAQGISSLFNHNSQPEQIVEVIKEEPAPASDHGGWNDQDSQRQVADNSGWGNDQGGYADTDYGNDDGGFFSDDDTFV, from the coding sequence ATGAACACTGAAGAACAAACCCTGATCGACGGCCTGTTCAGCCGTCTCAAGCAAGCCGAGAATCCGGCCCAGCCGCGTGATGCCCAGGCCCAGGCGCATATCGAGGAACGCCTGCGCCAACAACCGGCGGCGCCGTACTACATGGCCCAGGCGATCCTGGTGCAGGACGCGGCGATCAAGCGCCTGGACGAGCAGAACAAGCAGTTGGAGGCCGACCTGAAGCAGGCCCGCGCGCAGCTTGAGGCGGCCCGCTCGAGCAGCAGCAGTGGCGGTTTCCTCTCCAGCCTCTTCGGCGCAGGTGCCCGCAACCCGGCGCCAGAGCCGCAGCGTTCGGTCGCGCCGCCGCCATCGTCCGGCGGTGGCTGGCGCGAGCCTGCGCCACAAGGCTATGCGCAGGCCCAGCCCCAGTCCCAGCCCGGTTTCGGCGCGGCGCCAGCACCCGCCCGCAGCGGTGCCAGCAGTTTTCTCGGTGGCGCCATGCAGACCGCTGCCGGTGTTGCCGGCGGCGTGTTGCTGGCCCAAGGCATCAGCAGCCTGTTCAACCACAATTCGCAGCCTGAGCAGATCGTCGAGGTGATCAAGGAGGAGCCGGCCCCGGCCAGCGACCATGGCGGCTGGAATGACCAGGACAGCCAACGTCAGGTGGCCGACAACAGCGGTTGGGGCAACGACCAGGGTGGATATGCCGACACTGACTATGGCAACGACGATGGCGGCTTCTTCTCGGACGACGACACCTTCGTCTGA
- a CDS encoding YciC family protein, with protein MNPLSVLRDSLYFFRRHLTSILQLCLPLVVLEALGTQLLYNQLGEQASPAFGMLVSLLFYPLYSAALILYLDTRSNGQMIAKRDLFARAVQLWPALALLILISSLLIMAGLALFIFPGVWIMVNLVFAEYLLVLRGLPVIESMRTSARMTTGHFLRIMVCMLSVLAPLWLIDGLLLTAFPEPQPAVQLVLDSLSGFLQLFSTVVLYRLFMLLEGEAGA; from the coding sequence ATGAATCCGCTGAGCGTTCTGCGCGACTCCCTGTACTTCTTCCGCCGTCACCTGACGAGCATCCTCCAGCTGTGCCTGCCATTGGTGGTACTGGAGGCCCTGGGCACCCAACTCCTCTACAACCAGCTGGGCGAACAGGCCTCCCCCGCCTTTGGCATGCTGGTCAGCCTGCTGTTCTACCCGCTGTACAGCGCCGCGCTGATCCTCTACCTCGACACCCGCAGCAACGGCCAGATGATCGCCAAGCGCGACCTGTTCGCCCGCGCCGTGCAACTGTGGCCGGCTTTGGCCCTGCTGATCCTGATCAGTTCGCTGCTGATCATGGCAGGCCTGGCGCTGTTCATCTTCCCAGGTGTGTGGATCATGGTGAACCTGGTGTTCGCCGAGTACCTGCTAGTGCTGCGCGGCCTGCCGGTGATCGAGTCGATGCGCACCAGCGCGCGCATGACCACCGGGCACTTTCTGCGCATCATGGTCTGCATGCTCTCGGTACTGGCCCCGCTGTGGCTGATCGATGGCCTGCTACTGACCGCCTTCCCCGAACCTCAACCGGCTGTACAGCTGGTGCTGGACAGCCTGAGCGGTTTCCTCCAGCTGTTCAGCACCGTGGTGCTGTATCGCCTGTTCATGCTGCTGGAAGGCGAAGCCGGCGCCTGA
- the hrpB gene encoding ATP-dependent helicase HrpB, with protein sequence MNSLPIDAVLPELRQALCLRDEAVLEAPPGAGKTTRVPLALLEEPWLAGQTILMLEPRRLAARAAAERLASELGEQVGGTVGYRIRLDSKVGPNTRIEVVTEGILTRRLQADPALEGVGLLIFDEFHERSLDADLALALSLNGRALLRDEPPLKILLMSATLEGERLSRLLDEAPVVSSQGRMYPVDIRWSRPFQPGEFIEPRVVDCVLQALAEESGSLLVFLPGQAEIRRVHQSLQEALGDRPGILLCPLHGELDLNAQRAAIEPAPKGQRKVVLATNIAETSLTIDGVRVVIDAGLARVPRFDPGSGMTRLDTQRISRASATQRAGRAGRLEPGVCYRLWSEAQHDQLAAHGSAEILQADLAGLALQLARWGVPPEQLSWLDQPPAAAYAQAKDLLARLGAFKPGSRDNLNDHGQAMAGLPAHPRIAHLLLRGQDLGLADMACDVAALLGERDILRGGGADLHTRLALLSGETRASRGGQGGVQRARQLARQYRGQLRGKPRTAVADPDHPRWLGALLALAYPDRVAQQRREGGAEYRLANGRAAMFSEVDALMKCPWLVIADLGSRQGQREERIYLAADFDPRLFEDVLAEQVECLDLLDWDDREQVLRAERQRKVGELVLGREPLAGLDDEARAKALLGLVRRKGLNLLTWTPELRQWQARVALLRQLDLQQQGTSEWPDLGDEALLASLEDWLQPYLGKVSRLSHFASLDLPSLLRNLLPWPLPQRLEELAPSHLAVPSGSSIRLDYSEQPPILAVRLQELFGLADTPRIANGRQQVKLHLLSPARRPVQVTQDLANFWRTTYAEVKKDLKGRYPKHYWPDDPLVAEATARAKPRGT encoded by the coding sequence ATGAATTCATTACCGATCGATGCAGTACTGCCCGAACTGCGCCAGGCCCTGTGCCTGCGTGACGAGGCGGTGCTCGAGGCGCCGCCCGGCGCCGGCAAGACCACCCGCGTGCCCCTGGCCTTGCTGGAGGAGCCGTGGCTCGCCGGCCAGACCATCCTCATGCTCGAACCGCGCCGCCTGGCCGCGCGCGCCGCGGCCGAGCGGCTGGCGAGCGAACTGGGGGAGCAGGTAGGTGGCACGGTCGGTTATCGCATTCGCCTGGACAGCAAGGTCGGGCCGAATACCCGCATCGAAGTGGTGACCGAGGGCATCCTCACTCGACGCTTGCAGGCCGACCCAGCGCTGGAAGGCGTAGGGCTGTTGATCTTCGACGAATTCCACGAGCGCAGCCTGGACGCCGACTTGGCCCTGGCACTGAGCCTGAATGGCCGCGCGCTGCTGCGCGACGAGCCGCCACTGAAGATTCTGCTGATGTCAGCGACGCTGGAAGGCGAGCGCCTTTCACGGCTGCTCGATGAGGCGCCGGTAGTCAGCAGCCAGGGGCGCATGTACCCGGTGGATATCCGCTGGAGCCGGCCATTCCAGCCTGGCGAATTCATCGAGCCGCGGGTGGTCGATTGCGTGCTGCAAGCGCTGGCGGAGGAAAGTGGCAGCTTGTTGGTGTTCCTGCCCGGTCAGGCCGAGATTCGCCGTGTTCACCAGTCCTTGCAGGAGGCTTTGGGCGATCGCCCCGGCATCCTGCTCTGCCCGTTGCACGGCGAGCTCGACCTGAATGCCCAGCGCGCGGCCATCGAGCCTGCGCCCAAGGGCCAGCGTAAAGTCGTGCTGGCCACCAACATCGCCGAGACCAGCCTGACCATTGACGGTGTGCGCGTAGTGATTGACGCAGGTCTGGCCCGGGTACCACGCTTCGACCCGGGCAGCGGCATGACCCGCCTGGACACCCAGCGCATCTCCCGTGCCAGCGCCACTCAGCGCGCCGGCCGGGCAGGGCGCCTGGAGCCGGGCGTGTGCTACCGGCTGTGGTCAGAGGCGCAACATGACCAGCTGGCGGCCCACGGCAGTGCCGAGATTCTCCAGGCCGACCTGGCCGGCCTGGCCTTGCAACTGGCGCGCTGGGGCGTGCCGCCGGAGCAGTTGAGCTGGCTCGACCAGCCACCGGCCGCCGCCTACGCCCAGGCCAAGGACCTGCTGGCGCGGCTCGGCGCCTTCAAACCCGGCAGCCGAGACAATCTGAACGACCATGGCCAAGCCATGGCCGGCTTGCCTGCGCACCCGCGTATCGCCCACCTGCTGCTGCGTGGCCAGGACCTGGGGTTGGCCGACATGGCCTGCGACGTGGCGGCCTTGCTCGGTGAGCGCGATATCCTGCGTGGCGGTGGTGCCGACTTGCACACCCGCCTGGCTTTGCTCAGCGGTGAGACGCGTGCCAGCCGTGGCGGCCAGGGCGGCGTGCAGCGCGCTCGCCAGCTGGCGCGCCAGTATCGCGGGCAACTGCGCGGCAAACCGCGCACGGCGGTGGCCGACCCCGACCACCCGCGCTGGCTGGGGGCGCTGCTGGCCCTGGCCTACCCGGACCGCGTGGCCCAGCAACGCCGCGAAGGTGGCGCCGAATACCGCCTGGCCAACGGTCGCGCGGCGATGTTCAGCGAAGTCGATGCGTTGATGAAATGCCCCTGGCTGGTGATCGCCGATTTGGGCAGCCGCCAGGGCCAGCGCGAGGAGCGTATCTACCTGGCCGCCGACTTCGATCCGCGTCTGTTCGAAGACGTGCTGGCCGAGCAGGTCGAATGCCTTGACCTGCTCGACTGGGACGACCGTGAGCAGGTACTGCGCGCCGAACGCCAGCGCAAAGTTGGCGAACTGGTGCTCGGCCGCGAACCCTTGGCTGGCCTGGATGACGAAGCCCGCGCGAAGGCGCTGCTGGGCCTGGTGCGGCGCAAGGGCCTGAACCTGCTGACTTGGACCCCCGAACTGCGCCAGTGGCAGGCCCGTGTCGCCCTGTTGCGCCAGCTCGACCTACAGCAGCAGGGCACGAGCGAATGGCCGGACCTGGGCGACGAAGCGTTGCTGGCCAGTCTGGAAGACTGGCTGCAGCCCTACCTGGGCAAGGTTTCGCGGTTGAGCCATTTCGCGTCGCTGGACCTGCCGTCGCTCTTGCGCAACCTGTTGCCCTGGCCGCTGCCCCAGCGCCTGGAGGAGCTCGCCCCCTCGCACCTGGCGGTGCCGTCAGGCTCCAGCATCCGCCTGGACTACAGTGAACAGCCGCCGATCCTCGCGGTACGCCTGCAGGAGCTGTTTGGCCTGGCTGATACGCCGCGCATCGCCAATGGCCGCCAGCAGGTCAAGCTGCACCTGCTGTCGCCGGCGCGCCGCCCCGTGCAGGTCACCCAGGACCTGGCCAACTTCTGGCGCACGACGTACGCCGAGGTGAAGAAGGATTTGAAGGGGCGTTACCCCAAGCACTACTGGCCGGATGACCCGCTGGTGGCCGAGGCCACGGCGCGGGCCAAGCCGAGGGGCACCTGA
- a CDS encoding polyribonucleotide nucleotidyltransferase, translating into MRIPSRVIGGLLIATMLTQLTACGTLFYPDRRGQIEGKIDPVVAALDAIGILFYVIPGLIAFGIDFASGAIYYPGGQTAHIDPAKLKPAINADGQVDKVKLQAILESELGQRLPLNDPRLIQHRGSVEQLAAYGLVPTA; encoded by the coding sequence ATGCGCATCCCTTCCCGCGTCATTGGTGGCCTGCTCATCGCCACGATGCTGACCCAGCTGACGGCCTGCGGCACCCTGTTCTACCCCGACCGCCGCGGCCAGATCGAAGGCAAGATCGACCCGGTGGTCGCGGCTCTGGACGCCATCGGCATTCTCTTCTACGTCATCCCCGGCCTGATCGCTTTCGGCATCGACTTCGCCAGCGGCGCTATCTACTACCCCGGTGGCCAGACCGCACACATCGACCCGGCCAAGCTCAAGCCCGCCATCAACGCCGACGGCCAGGTCGACAAGGTCAAGCTGCAGGCCATACTCGAGAGCGAACTGGGCCAGCGCCTGCCGCTGAACGACCCACGCTTGATCCAGCACCGTGGCAGTGTCGAGCAACTTGCCGCCTACGGCCTGGTTCCGACTGCCTGA
- a CDS encoding cation diffusion facilitator family transporter has translation MIAAAEHKRLLRLATRASLTVASLLVLAKAVAWWLSGSVSLLAGLTDSALDTIASFLNLLAVHYALRPADDDHRFGHGKAEALAGMAQALFIAVSAVLIGVQAVERLQAPRPLGDTAAGIVVMLLSLVLTLALLAFQRKVIRLTGSTAVRADSLHYRSDLLLNGSILLALLLARFGWPQLDALFGLGIALYILWSAIQIARESTAILMDQELPADIGERMLEVVLAIPGVKGAHDLRTRVSGSQWFVQLHLELPGELPLHQAHELCVQASQAIRERYPRADVMVHADPV, from the coding sequence ATGATCGCGGCCGCCGAACACAAGCGCCTGCTACGTCTGGCCACCCGCGCCTCGCTCACGGTGGCCAGCCTGCTGGTACTGGCCAAGGCCGTGGCCTGGTGGCTGAGCGGCTCGGTGAGCCTGCTGGCCGGGCTGACCGACTCGGCGCTGGACACCATCGCCTCGTTCCTCAACCTACTCGCCGTGCACTACGCGCTGCGCCCGGCCGACGACGACCACCGTTTCGGGCACGGCAAGGCCGAGGCCCTGGCCGGCATGGCCCAGGCACTGTTCATCGCGGTCAGCGCGGTGTTGATCGGGGTGCAGGCAGTGGAACGGTTGCAAGCGCCGCGGCCGCTGGGTGACACCGCCGCCGGCATCGTGGTCATGCTGCTGTCGCTGGTACTGACCCTGGCGCTGCTGGCCTTCCAGCGCAAGGTCATCCGCCTCACCGGCTCCACCGCGGTGCGCGCCGACTCCCTGCACTACCGCTCCGACCTGCTGCTCAACGGCAGCATCCTGCTGGCACTGTTGCTGGCGCGCTTCGGCTGGCCGCAGCTGGATGCGCTATTCGGCCTGGGCATCGCCCTGTACATCCTATGGAGCGCGATCCAGATCGCCCGCGAGAGTACGGCGATCCTGATGGATCAGGAACTGCCAGCCGATATCGGCGAACGCATGCTCGAAGTGGTGCTGGCGATTCCCGGAGTGAAGGGCGCGCACGACCTGCGCACGCGGGTGTCGGGCAGCCAATGGTTCGTGCAGTTGCACCTTGAGCTGCCCGGGGAACTGCCACTGCATCAGGCCCACGAACTGTGCGTGCAGGCTTCGCAGGCGATCCGTGAACGGTACCCGCGGGCGGATGTGATGGTGCACGCCGATCCGGTCTGA